In Actinoplanes derwentensis, the following proteins share a genomic window:
- a CDS encoding DUF4082 domain-containing protein, which yields MADSLFTAGVDEPDADYSDGIANGIAVTVHFPLTAGTITHVRFRAPANVTAGVHQAAVWEITGPDTNPSGIRLTDVLTFESLQPAAWNLLEIPGGLPVARGGPGGKAYRVIVYSSLGRYTARGGYFAALGGKTSPGGYVHAPHSGDDPVGLGALAQGTYGYVPAGIYVADTFGAASYYVDVVFEPAATPPILTGVAAAITVTDAVAAAAAYTRTLAATTTLTGTTVPALALARGGSAALVLTDSVTAANATSGRTATEAVILGSAAGRSLSHARVAAGTLTLGGGARATVFRSAAAAETLTLSAAASRSGHMLARTAAVGHQLTAQAQASVPTPVPAVPHTHHVTMTVAVPGRITFTAGPGVTA from the coding sequence GTGGCCGACTCCCTGTTCACCGCCGGCGTCGACGAGCCCGACGCCGACTACAGCGACGGCATCGCCAACGGCATCGCCGTCACCGTCCACTTCCCCCTGACCGCCGGCACGATCACCCACGTCCGGTTCCGGGCTCCGGCCAACGTGACCGCCGGGGTCCATCAGGCCGCGGTCTGGGAGATCACCGGCCCAGACACGAACCCGTCCGGCATCCGGCTCACCGACGTGCTGACATTCGAGTCGCTGCAGCCCGCCGCCTGGAACCTCCTCGAAATCCCCGGCGGCCTGCCCGTGGCCCGGGGCGGGCCCGGCGGCAAGGCCTACCGGGTGATCGTCTACTCCTCGCTCGGCCGGTACACCGCCCGCGGCGGCTACTTCGCCGCCCTCGGCGGGAAGACCTCACCGGGCGGGTACGTACACGCGCCCCACAGCGGCGACGATCCGGTGGGGCTCGGCGCGCTGGCGCAGGGCACCTACGGGTACGTGCCGGCCGGGATCTATGTGGCCGACACGTTCGGCGCCGCCAGCTACTACGTCGACGTGGTCTTCGAACCCGCCGCCACACCACCGATACTCACCGGCGTCGCGGCGGCGATCACCGTGACCGACGCCGTCGCCGCGGCCGCCGCCTATACCCGCACCCTCGCGGCGACAACCACGCTCACCGGCACGACGGTTCCCGCGCTGGCCCTGGCACGAGGCGGCAGCGCAGCGCTGGTGCTGACCGACAGCGTGACGGCAGCGAACGCCACCAGCGGACGGACCGCCACCGAAGCGGTCATCCTCGGCAGCGCGGCCGGACGGTCGCTCTCCCACGCGCGGGTAGCCGCCGGGACGCTCACGCTCGGTGGCGGCGCCCGCGCGACGGTGTTCCGCAGCGCCGCGGCCGCCGAGACTCTGACGCTGTCCGCGGCCGCGTCCCGCAGCGGCCACATGCTGGCCCGCACCGCAGCCGTCGGCCATCAACTCACCGCGCAGGCCCAGGCGAGCGTGCCCACGCCGGTACCGGCGGTGCCGCACACGCACCACGTGACCATGACCGTGGCCGTGCCCGGCCGTATCACCTTCACCGCCGGACCCGGCGTGACCGCATGA
- a CDS encoding major capsid protein — protein MTIVIDDIVTPAELTGYVREVPAPRNLLLERFLPVRLERNIKARITQIKATNRAAKFRNWDTPAPQGRRDSFSSRELRFPPISQKLSVGEQEELELEMARTGGDNRSALVDQIYDDVDTNVSAIWNRFELARGDVFEDGVFTIRENGLVLEADFGLDPLHKVAPLIAWDNPETATPLSDMRPWIQRYVNSTGERPGYMVVSESTVGHMQMSKEVRQAAAGAGQIPSYVTDETLAQLMRVHRYPQIVPYDCLLDVDDVTTRTIAEGKAIFLPAEPESLGYTAIGITAEALMLTRGANPSLIFAETPGLAGVVTLEGDPPRRHTKVSAVGMPMLTDIRRLMVATTWTPTP, from the coding sequence TTGACCATCGTCATCGACGACATCGTGACGCCCGCCGAGCTGACGGGCTACGTGCGTGAGGTTCCCGCCCCGCGCAATCTGCTGCTGGAACGGTTCCTGCCGGTCCGGCTGGAGCGCAACATCAAGGCCCGGATCACCCAGATCAAGGCCACCAACAGGGCCGCGAAGTTCCGCAACTGGGACACTCCCGCCCCGCAGGGACGCAGGGACTCCTTCTCCAGCAGGGAACTCAGGTTCCCGCCGATCAGCCAGAAGCTGTCGGTAGGCGAGCAGGAGGAACTCGAACTGGAGATGGCCCGCACCGGCGGCGACAACCGCTCGGCGCTGGTCGACCAGATCTACGACGACGTGGACACCAACGTCAGCGCGATCTGGAATCGTTTCGAGCTGGCCCGTGGTGACGTGTTCGAGGACGGGGTCTTCACGATCCGGGAGAACGGTCTCGTCCTCGAGGCAGACTTCGGTCTGGACCCGCTGCACAAGGTCGCCCCGCTCATCGCGTGGGACAACCCGGAGACAGCGACACCGCTGTCGGACATGCGGCCGTGGATCCAGCGGTACGTCAACTCCACCGGTGAACGGCCCGGCTACATGGTCGTGTCCGAGTCGACCGTCGGCCACATGCAGATGTCCAAAGAGGTCCGCCAGGCCGCGGCCGGCGCCGGGCAGATCCCGTCGTACGTCACCGACGAGACCCTGGCACAGCTCATGCGCGTGCACCGATACCCGCAGATCGTGCCGTACGACTGCCTGCTCGACGTCGACGACGTCACCACCCGCACGATCGCCGAAGGCAAGGCGATCTTCCTGCCCGCCGAACCGGAGAGCCTCGGTTACACCGCGATCGGTATCACCGCCGAGGCGCTGATGCTCACCCGCGGCGCGAACCCGTCGCTGATCTTCGCCGAGACACCCGGCCTGGCCGGTGTGGTGACTCTCGAAGGCGACCCGCCGCGGCGCCACACGAAGGTGAGCGCGGTCGGCATGCCGATGCTCACCGACATCCGGCGGCTCATGGTCGCCACGACGTGGACCCCGACCCCGTAA
- a CDS encoding C40 family peptidase has translation MAAAFPGPGDVLVMAVPGGWLKKIVRFFIQLQAWLTGTPARQDHVAILTHQDQAMNWWCIEGKPSSVGYVRADKYLRHESLVTNAEQPKTDEQRDLIVKVATELLGTPYDWEAILTLGTRAARVSRLWDLAEAKDWGENEIPVHVICSSMADLAYEKTGLASPGGTQGTRFTRPTDWLAFCRGREWTR, from the coding sequence TGGCTGCGGCCTTTCCCGGTCCCGGTGACGTGCTGGTCATGGCCGTCCCCGGCGGCTGGCTCAAGAAGATCGTCCGGTTCTTCATTCAGCTTCAGGCGTGGCTGACCGGCACCCCGGCCCGGCAGGACCACGTCGCGATCCTGACGCACCAGGACCAGGCCATGAACTGGTGGTGCATCGAAGGCAAGCCGTCGTCGGTCGGCTACGTCCGCGCGGACAAGTACCTGCGGCACGAATCGCTGGTCACCAACGCCGAGCAGCCGAAGACCGACGAGCAGCGCGACCTGATCGTCAAGGTCGCGACCGAACTGCTCGGCACCCCCTACGACTGGGAGGCCATCCTCACCCTCGGCACGCGAGCGGCCCGGGTCAGCCGGCTGTGGGACCTGGCGGAAGCCAAGGACTGGGGCGAGAACGAGATCCCGGTCCACGTCATCTGCTCGTCGATGGCCGACCTCGCCTACGAAAAAACGGGACTCGCGTCACCGGGCGGCACCCAGGGCACCCGCTTCACCAGACCTACCGACTGGCTGGCGTTCTGCCGCGGCCGGGAGTGGACCCGATGA
- a CDS encoding right-handed parallel beta-helix repeat-containing protein — protein sequence MKTLTDARHPFGGGIADWAFAADAEGGLALAAGMSITFWDARVEGIQYTDLATDAAGTTTMTQVATVAVAEDGYVVGDIPVFFGPPGVTAMWASAGGGPRRLMTSPDHGLTVRPEVIVSDRLFDAADYGAKLDGTTDDTTAIQAAINAAAAHTGNARSRIVHVAGIARISAPLILPPLITLRGGYPARAETPTPPAMIKALATFTGEAMIRMIDQDTGGYSTDSYGQRICDLTLDGSAAKATTTFSGIRSDGLVRGVLLQNVSIFQVSDRGVQADSANGRTASSWHLDNVQVGAAGLDGFRLSGLTDATIVGCRAIGCGRNGWFLDAMPNSTFTNCRSEGNLVGWYISSNWGSNNAAGGAMWVNCSTDRNTQDGWYVASTGTPPMLFSNIYCRRDGRNAGNGAGGYAGFRIDAATTPISISNLVVYPGVDDDGAGTNSPQYGLRANAATWVSVTSGYLHAAATPHQNTSGNTYYHVAAGVGQAAGTTAAPVRI from the coding sequence GTGAAGACGTTGACTGACGCCCGGCATCCGTTCGGCGGCGGCATCGCGGACTGGGCGTTCGCCGCCGACGCCGAAGGCGGTCTGGCCCTAGCCGCCGGCATGTCGATCACGTTCTGGGACGCCCGCGTGGAAGGCATCCAATACACCGACCTGGCCACGGACGCGGCCGGCACCACCACGATGACGCAGGTGGCAACCGTCGCCGTGGCCGAGGACGGCTACGTGGTCGGCGACATCCCCGTCTTCTTCGGCCCGCCCGGCGTGACCGCGATGTGGGCGTCCGCGGGCGGCGGCCCCCGGCGGCTGATGACCAGCCCCGACCACGGCCTCACGGTACGACCCGAGGTGATCGTCTCCGACCGGCTGTTCGACGCCGCCGACTACGGCGCCAAGCTGGACGGCACCACCGACGACACCACGGCCATCCAGGCCGCCATCAACGCGGCCGCCGCCCACACCGGCAACGCCCGGTCGCGGATCGTGCACGTGGCCGGGATCGCCCGGATCTCGGCACCGCTGATCCTGCCGCCGCTGATCACCCTGCGCGGCGGGTATCCGGCCCGCGCCGAGACGCCCACCCCACCGGCGATGATCAAAGCGCTGGCGACGTTCACCGGCGAAGCGATGATCCGCATGATCGACCAGGACACCGGCGGCTACAGCACCGACAGCTACGGCCAGCGCATCTGCGACCTCACCCTCGACGGCAGCGCCGCCAAGGCCACCACCACATTCTCCGGCATCCGCTCCGACGGACTGGTCCGCGGCGTGCTCCTACAGAACGTGTCGATCTTCCAGGTCAGCGACCGCGGGGTACAGGCCGACAGCGCGAACGGCCGGACCGCCTCCTCCTGGCATCTGGACAACGTGCAGGTCGGCGCTGCCGGACTCGACGGGTTCCGGCTCTCGGGCCTGACCGACGCGACGATCGTCGGCTGCCGGGCGATCGGCTGCGGCCGCAACGGCTGGTTCCTCGACGCGATGCCCAACTCGACGTTCACCAACTGCCGGTCCGAGGGGAACCTGGTCGGCTGGTACATCTCCAGCAACTGGGGCTCCAACAACGCAGCTGGCGGCGCGATGTGGGTCAACTGCTCCACCGACCGCAACACCCAGGACGGCTGGTACGTCGCCTCCACCGGCACCCCGCCGATGCTGTTCTCCAACATCTACTGCCGCCGTGACGGCCGCAACGCCGGAAACGGCGCAGGCGGCTACGCCGGATTCCGCATCGACGCGGCGACCACCCCGATCAGCATCAGCAACCTGGTGGTCTACCCCGGCGTCGACGACGACGGCGCCGGTACCAACAGCCCGCAGTACGGGCTGCGCGCCAACGCCGCGACCTGGGTGTCGGTGACCTCCGGCTACCTGCACGCCGCAGCCACCCCGCACCAGAACACCAGCGGAAACACCTACTACCACGTCGCGGCCGGGGTCGGGCAGGCCGCCGGCACCACCGCGGCGCCCGTCCGGATCTGA
- a CDS encoding phage tail tube protein codes for MSYEDLRNKKNQLIRRAKDGSVFIARMNVPLMATLTAGPTASLLTLDPDDWMDLGHISTEGATYDRETETTETQSYGSRESTRTDVTRDEISLNVTAQETKLLTIGLSTGAELDAIKAAAVTGEVQIAKPFTPRLRFYRTFGLFLDHDDNGREIYFARLMPRAQISEFGSQGYNEDENGISYPMVWRGKEDSSVGYSHKWLWGGPGWLALLSDMGIPQNTA; via the coding sequence ATGTCTTACGAAGACCTTCGTAACAAGAAGAACCAACTGATCCGCAGGGCCAAAGACGGCAGCGTCTTCATCGCGCGGATGAACGTCCCGCTGATGGCCACGCTGACCGCCGGCCCGACCGCGTCGCTGCTCACCCTCGACCCCGACGACTGGATGGACCTCGGGCACATCAGCACCGAGGGCGCCACCTACGACCGGGAAACCGAGACCACCGAAACCCAGTCGTACGGCAGCCGCGAATCCACCCGCACCGACGTCACCCGCGACGAGATCAGCCTCAACGTCACCGCCCAGGAGACGAAACTCCTGACGATCGGCCTGTCGACCGGGGCCGAACTCGACGCGATCAAAGCCGCGGCCGTCACCGGTGAGGTCCAGATCGCCAAGCCCTTCACCCCGCGGCTGCGGTTCTACCGCACCTTCGGACTGTTCCTCGACCACGACGACAACGGCAGGGAGATCTACTTCGCCCGGCTGATGCCCCGCGCCCAGATCAGCGAGTTCGGCTCCCAGGGATACAACGAGGACGAAAACGGCATCTCGTACCCGATGGTCTGGCGCGGCAAAGAGGACAGCTCCGTCGGATACAGCCACAAATGGCTGTGGGGCGGACCCGGCTGGCTCGCGCTTCTGTCCGACATGGGCATCCCCCAGAACACCGCCTGA